One region of Macrobrachium rosenbergii isolate ZJJX-2024 chromosome 20, ASM4041242v1, whole genome shotgun sequence genomic DNA includes:
- the LOC136849177 gene encoding protein THEM6-like, which yields MELSTVAIGLLISIELGYFVKTFIYTIGSRWLTSKIHPLASSKIYGVCSTRDVDFMLNHINNSRYLRAMDFGRLDHIVRSRVLTLTGRDKPKLLVAASTIRYRKPIYIFMPYRLISQIVYWDEKNIYYKQNFETLHDNFLRVTGYVKVAVIGTSPHELLSKCMTESVPTPEVTEDLGHWIKFLKSNSECLKKLR from the exons ATGGAACTTTCCACTGTTGCTATTGGATTACTTATTTCCATTGAACTTGGGTACTTTGTGAAAACCTTCATTTATACTATAGGCTCACGATGGCTGACCTCAAAAATCCATCCCTTAGCGTCATCAAAGATATATG GTGTTTGCTCTACAAGGGATGTGGACTTTATGCTGAATCATATTAACAACTCAAGATACCTTCGTGCAATGGATTTTGGCCGCCTCGACCACATTGTGAGGTCAAGAGTGCTAACTTTAACTGGAAGGGATAAACCAAAGCTTCTTGTAGCTGCAAGTACCATAAGATATAGGAAacccatttacatttttatgccttATAGGCTAATATCACAG ATTGTGTACTGGGATgagaagaatatttattataagcAGAATTTTGAAACTCTTCATGATAACTTTCTACGAGTAACTGGGTATGTAAAGGTAGCTGTAATAGGAACTAGTCCACATGAGCTTCTTAGTAAGTGTATGACAGAGAGTGTACCCACTCCTGAAGTTACAGAAGATTTGGGCCATTGGATTAAGTTTTTGAAGTCAAACAGTGAGTGCCTCAAGAAGCTTCGTTAA